In Tachyglossus aculeatus isolate mTacAcu1 chromosome 10, mTacAcu1.pri, whole genome shotgun sequence, the following proteins share a genomic window:
- the LOC119932895 gene encoding zinc finger protein 24-like, with protein MAEDLNTMFKVQDQMEMPEVKEKDVSLRGGESQLPWEDHAEEEACHRRFGHFGGQEASEPCEILEHLVRLCHGWSRADWRTKEQILERLVMDRFLALLPWEAQARVRETRLGSVEEAAALLEDLPPEPRRRKKWVTVHVFGQRILLEEMALWKAVWESVRFGRESSEFHPEEMLQEERSQSPRLEPEEQERYEEDSQPLKDRGERDVDPGINYPQRPVAQQAQKEAFGEESGEEFPEEETTGPQGDVHEAFEGRLKKKSRHHQEMGSDQEMLHRPEESWGQIRDEAAFWQQAAPRGRNSFICSDCGKRFNKYSKLKIHRRAHTGEKPYICHVCGRGFSQTSNLNRHQRVHTGEKPYKCPTCGKGFSQSSHIYKHERIHFREDSVKREMC; from the exons ATGGCCGAAGACCTGAATACTATGTTCAAAGTTCAGGACCAGATGGAAATGCCGGAGGTGAAGGAGAAAGATGTCTCCCTCCGGGGAGGAGAATCCCAGCTGCCGTGGGAAGACCACGCGGAAGAGGAGGCCTGTCACCGGCGCTTCGGGCATTTTGGCGGCCAGGAGGCCTCTGAGCCCTGTGAGATTTTAGAGCACCTGGTGCGACTCTGTCATGGGTGGTCGCGGGCTGACTGGCGCACGAAGGAGCAGATTCTGGAGCGATTGGTGATGGACCGGTTCCTGGCCCTCCTGCCTTGGGAGGCCCAGGCCCGAGTTCGAGAGACACGTCTAGGTAGCGTTGAGGAAGCTGCGGCCCTCTTGGAAGATTTACCACCAGAGCCCAGGAGACGGAAGAAATGG GTCACAGTCCATGTGTTTGGACAGAgaatcctcctggaggagatggcacTCTGGAAAGCGGTGTGGGAATCAGTGAGATTCGGGAGGGAATCATCGGAATTCCATCCTGAGGAGATGCTCCAGGAGGAGAGATCTCAGAGCCCTCGTCTGGAGCCAGAGGAGCAGGAGCGCTACGAAGAAGACTCCCAACCCTTAAAGGACAGAG GAGAACGGGATGTAGATCCTGGCATCAATTACCCTCAAAGGCCTGTCGCCCAACAGGCCCAGAAAGAAGCGTTCGGAGAGGAATCCGGAGAAGAATTCCCAGAAGAGGAGACGACAGGTCCCCAGGGTGATGTTCACGAAGCCTTTGAGGGAAGACTGAAAAAGAAGAGCAGGCATCACCAGGAAATGGGCTCGGATCAAGAGATGCTACACCGACCGGAGGAATCCTGGGGACAGATCCGGGACGAGGCAGCCTTCTGGCAACAGGCAGCTCCAAGGGGCCGGAATTCCTTTATCTGCTCCGACTGCGGGAAAAGGTTCAACAAGTACTCGAAGCTGAAAATCCATCGGAGGGCTCACACGGGAGAGAAGCCATACATCTGCCATGTGTGTGGGAGGGGATTCAGTCAGACTTCCAACCTGAATAGACACCAGAGGGTCCACACGGGGGAGAAGCCCTATAAATGTCCCACCTGTGGCAAAGGATTCAGCCAGAGCTCACACATTTATAAACACGAGAGGATCCACTTCAGAGAGGACTCGGTTAAGAGAGAAATGTGCTGA
- the LOC119933281 gene encoding NXPE family member 3-like codes for MSTGPGLNVLKVFLGFGVIFMTGVICRLFVYQPSIPALCPPRLQVLSSVPSPLKPLPPELSNLKDLLYWPDTPDVQGDFAASTSPKTSTFHLKEPPRPYYELKGKLEAVLVARDHHRRPKAHGGDLFRARLHSPGLKAGVAGVVQDLENGTYLLSFPLLWAGEAQVEVRLIHSSEAVGVLRRVWLENQATVDFRGYYRVNGHKETVVCNVIPPPGPVCRYRNRFSGEDWFCAQPRDLPCDALVGHSSGSYLKVTTAHEEELLGQKVTNQVLPKGIPPILVNTTVENTTLALPSRSPCTPGLPSPVPTGFYHKDVWHSQVCNGRTFPSADLILDCLQKKIVHMMGDSTLRQWWEYLREVVPSLKAIDLHVPYSTGPLLAIEPTRGVVLQWRVHGWPVRTVQTPVASLHSMVQELEGIAGGPDTVVLFGLGAHFTTFPPQIFAQRLASLHATVKSLLARSPQTLVVVKVANTGYKSVYGSDWFTLQLNRLLKATFSGLPVALLDAWDMTSCHYLPDNIHPGRVIVRNEVDLFLSFVCPR; via the exons GTGATCTGCCGGCTCTTTGTTTACCAGccctccatccctgctctctgccctccaAGACTCCAAGTGCTgtcctccgtcccttcccctctCAAGCCCCTTCCCCCAGAACTCTCTAATCTCAAGGACCTCCTCTACTGGCCTGACACCCCCGATGTCCAGGGTGATTTTGCTGCCTCCACTAGCCCCAAGACATCCACCTTCCACCTCAAGGAGCCCCCCAGGCCTTATTACGAACTGAAAGGGAAATTGGAAGCTGTGCTGGTAGCCCGGGATCACCACAGAAGGCCCAAAGCCCACGGCGGAGACCTTTTCCGGGCCCGACTGCACTCCCCGGGCCTAAAGGCCGGGGTCGCCGGGGTTGTGCAGGACTTGGAAAATGGTacctacctgctctccttccccctgctcTGGGCTGGAGAAGCCCAAGTAGAGGTGAGGCTCATCCACTCCAGCGAGGCGGTCGGAGTCCTGCGCCGGGTCTGGCTGGAAAACCAGGCCACGGTGGACTTCCGGGGCTACTACCGGGTGAACGGGCACAAGGAGACGGTGGTCTGCAACGTGATACCCCCGCCGGGACCCGTTTGCCGCTACAGAAACCGGTTTTCGGGGGAGGACTGGTTCTGTGCACAACCCCGGGACCTTCCCTGCGATGCCCTGGTGGGACATTCCAGCGGCAGTTACCTGAAGGTGACCACAGCCCATGAAGAGGAACTGCTTGGCCA GAAAGTGACAAACCAGGTCCTTCCTAAAggaatcccccccatcttggtAAACACGACTGTCGAGAACACCACTCTTG CTTTGCCCTCCCGCTCTCCTTGCACGCCTGGACTTCCCTCCCCGGTGCCAACAGGGTTCTACCATAAGGACGTGTGGCATTCTCAAGTCTGTAACGGACGCACCTTCCCTTCTGCTGACCTCATCCTAGACTGTCTACAAAAGAAGATTGTCCATATGATGGGCGACTCTACCCTGCGACAGTGGTGGGAGTATCTACGGGAGGTGGTACCCT CCCTGAAAGCCATTGACCTCCACGTCCCGTACTCCACCGGACCCCTGCTGGCTATAGAGCCCACCCGAGGTGTCGTCCTACAGTGGCGAGTTCACGGCTGGCCCGTCCGCACCGTCCAAACCCCCGTGGCTTCGCTCCACTCAATGGTGCAAGAGCTGGAGGGGATCGCCGGGGGACCGGACACTGTGGTCCTATTTGGGCTCGGGGCCCACTtcaccaccttccctccccagatCTTCGCTCAGCGGTTGGCCAGCCTCCACGCCACGGTAAAATCCCTGCTGGCCCGCAGCCCTCAGACCCTGGTGGTGGTCAAAGTCGCCAACACCGGCTACAAGTCCGTGTACGGAAGCGACTGGTTCACCCTGCAGCTCAACCGGCTACTGAAGGCCACTTTCTCCGGCCTCCCGGTGGCCCTGTTGGATGCTTGGGACATGACGTCCTGTCACTACCTTCCGGACAACATTCACCCGGGGCGGGTCATCGTCCGCAACGAGGTGGACCTCTTCCTGTCTTTCGTCTGTCCCCGTTAG